In Sardina pilchardus chromosome 10, fSarPil1.1, whole genome shotgun sequence, one genomic interval encodes:
- the osbpl5 gene encoding oxysterol-binding protein-related protein 5, giving the protein MKEENLYRRRFSLCPTTLSPPKIDPRTLTRNLSYAGDNDIYPLSPGGDSDRNGLSSPSDDFSPAQSPGSPLDPRVFGGVEGDTPTSPTEKLGRKESLKVQKKNYRQEKKRAAKELFSALKDPSVVIMSNWVKIRGSLKSWTKLWCALKPGVLLIYKSPSMEHWVGTVLLSSCKLIERPSKKDGFCFKLYHPLDKSIWTMKGPKGENVGSITQPLPSSYLICRAASESDGRVWMDALELALSCSSLYKLTAKSCRDGDLSSSSDSSHILQLLQSPVLTEQALQQLNDSMLENHMENDGYSDKSEREAHEDSDNAANENGGRVTEESDMDQSDDLSPCLQATTYVEQGQEEMAEAGEASQVETVSEENKGLIWTLLKQLRPGMDLSKVVLPTFILEPRSFLDKLSDYYFHADLLSQAALEESAYGRIKQVVRWYLSGFYKKPKGLKKPYNPILGETFRCCWLHPETDSCTFYIAEQVSHHPPISAFYVSNKKDGFCISGSILAKSKFYGNSLSAILEGKARLLLLSRDEEYVITMPYAHCKGILYGTMTLELGGKITIDCEKTKCSAELEFKLKPFLGGSCSVNQISGKIRMGDEVMATVEGHWDGEVFVQEKRSSQQEVLWSPTPEVRSRRLKRHVVQQDQQGPFESERLWQQVTSAIQDRDQNRATQEKFVLEEAQRQEARNRGDGAWSPHLFSINPDTSEWQYKHIDTRPWDVDSCLLQFEKDGVIQTKQRQQQRRRHNGYSYSRSWASQQKAQVNGKHRKSSSQPSSCSQNTESSGSTPEPPHESSDNEGYPTQCTRCNQQGKDIAQIESSIASIQKSQQDIQRNLQSLGRQLSQRRAAEESVALSGRHWLILCMLLVFQLLINYVYT; this is encoded by the exons atgaaagaggagaaccTGTACCGCCGGCGGTTCTCGCTCTGTCCGACGACACTGTCGCCGCCAAAGATAGACCCGCGGACCCTGACGAGGAATCTGTCATATGCAGGGGACAACGACATCTATCCCCTCAGCCCAG gtgggGACTCGGACCGCAATGGCTTGTCTTCGCCAAGCGACGATTTCAGTCCTGCCCAGTCTCCCGGCAGCCCA TTGGATCCCAGGGTGTtcggaggggtggagggggacacCCCAACGTCTCCAACGGAGAAGCTGGGCAGGAAGGAGTCCCTCAAG GTCCAGAAGAAGAATTACCgtcaggagaagaagagggcaGCCAAAGAGTTATTCAGTGCTCTCAAGGACCCCAGTGTGGTCATCATGTCCAACTGGGTGAAG ATCCGCGGGTCGCTGAAGAGCTGGACCAAGCTGTGGTGCGCGCTGAAGCCGGGCGTGCTGCTCATCTACAAGAGCCCCAGCATGGAGCACTGGGTGGGCACCGTGCTGCTCAGCTCCTGCAAGCTCATCGAGCGGCCCTCCAAGAAGGACGGCTTCTGCTTCAAGCTCTACCACCCGCTCGACAAGTCCATCTGGACCATGAAG ggTCCCAAAGGAGAGAATGTGGGCTCCATCACACAGCCTCTGCCCAGCAGCTACCTCATCTGCAGGGCTGCATCTGAATCAGACG gtCGTGTGTGGATGGACGCTCTGGAGCTGGCCCTCAGCTGCTCCAGCCTGTACAAGCTGACGGCCAAGAGCTGCCGGGACGGAGACCTGAGCTCCTCCTCTGACTCCTCACAcatcctccagctcctgcagtCCCCTGTCCTCACCGAGCAGGCCCTCCAgca GTTGAATGACTCCATGCTTGAGAACCACATGGAGAATGATGGCTACTCAGACAAGTCGGAGAGGGAAGCCCACGAGGACTCGGACAACGCAGCCAATGAGAATGGGGGACGCGTGACGGAGGAGAGCGACATGGACCAATCGGATGACCTCTCGCCGTGTCTGCAGGCCACCACCTATGTGGAGCAGGGACAAGAGGAAATGGCTGAG GCTGGAGAGGCGTCCCAGGTGGAGACGGTGTCGGAGGAGAACAAGGGCCTGATCTGGACCCTGCTGAAGCAGCTGCGGCCGGGCATGGACCTGTCCAAGGTGGTGCTGCCCACCTTCATCCTGGAGCCACGCTCCTTCCTGGACAAGCTCTCCGATTACTACTTCCACGCCGACCTGCTCTCCCA GGCCGCTCTGGAGGAGAGCGCCTACGGCAGGATAAAGCAGGTCGTGCGCTGGTACCTGTCCGGTTTCTACAAGAAGCCCAAG ggtttaaAGAAGCCCTACAACCCCATCCTGGGGGAGACATTCCGCTGCTGTTGGCTCCACCCTGAGACGGACAGCTGCACATTTTACATAGCCGAGCAG GTTTCTCACCATCCACCCATTTCAGCATTTTATGTGTCCAACAAAAAAGATGGATTCTGCATTAGTGGAAGCATCCTTGCCAAGTCCAAATTCTACG GTAACTCTTTATCTGCCATACTGGAGGGCAAAGCCAGGTTACTGCTGCTGTCCCGCGATGAGGAGTACGTCATAACGATGCCCTATGCCCACTGCAAAG GCATCCTGTATGGCACTATGACCTTGGAGCTGGGGGGCAAGATCACCATCGATTGTGAAAAAACCAAATGCTCTGCCGAGCTGGAGTTCAAACTCAAG CCTTTTCTGGGCGGCTCCTGCAGTGTGAATCAAATTTCTGGAAAGATCCGTATGGGAGATGAAGTGATGGCCACAGTGGAGGGCCACTGG gacggTGAGGTGTTTGTGCAGGAGAAGAGGTCCAGCCAGCAGGAGGTGCTGTGGAGTCCTACCCCAGAGGTGCGCAGCCGCAGGCTCAAGAGACACGTGGTCCAGCAGGACCAGCAGGGACCGTTCGAGTCCGAGAG GCTGTGGCAGCAAGTGACCAGTGCTATCCAGGATCGGGACCAGAACCGGGCCACGCAGGAGAAGTTTGTGCTGGAGGAGGCCCAGCGGCAGGAGGCCCGCAACCGAGGGGACGGTGCCTGGAGCCCCCACCTCTTCAGCATCAACCCAGACACCAGCGAGTGGCAGTACAAGCACATCGA CACTAGACCCTGGGACGTGGACTCGTGCCTTCTGCAGTTTGAGAAGGACGGCGTCATCCAGACcaagcagaggcagcagcagcggcggcgacACAACGGCTACTCCTACAGCCGCAGCTGGGCCAGCCAGCAGAAG gccCAAGTGAATGGCAAGCACAGGAAGTCAAGTAGCCAGCCATCAAGCTGCAGCCAGAACACTGAGAGCAGCGGCTCCACTCCAGAGCCCCCGCATGAGTCATCAGACAACgagg gctACCCAACTCAGTGCACTCGCTGCAACCAGCAGGGGAAGGACATAGCCCAGATCGAGTCCTCCATAGCCTCCATCCAGAAGTCACAGCAGGACATTCAGAG GAACCTGCAGTCCCTGGGCCGGCAGCTGAGCCAGCGGCGGGCGGCGGAGGAGAGCGTGGCCCTGAGCGGACGCCACTGGCTCATCCTCTGCATGCTCCTGGTCTTCCAGCTGCTCATCAACTACGTCTACACCTGA
- the LOC134094711 gene encoding pleckstrin homology-like domain family A member 2, with translation MKMSASETSKVLKEGELEKRSDNLLQFWKRKTCVLTTDSLTIYADRQKKTKGKEIMLQSVRKLDCVERTGKFVYFTIVTSDNKEIDFRCDFEDTCWNAEITMALIDFQNRKAIQDFKTRQEPENTTPSPQERRIGRAP, from the coding sequence atgaaaatgtcTGCGTCGGAGACCTCCAAGGTCCTGAAGGAGGGAGAATTGGAGAAGAGGAGCGACAACCTGCTTCAATTTTGGAAGCGGAAGACCTGCGTTTTGACCACAGACAGCCTCACCATTTACGCCGACAGACAGAAGAAGACCAAGGGCAAGGAGATCATGCTCCAGTCCGTCAGGAAACTGGACTGTGTGGAGAGAACGGGGAAATTTGTCTACTTCACCATTGTTACCAGTGATAATAAGGAGATCGACTTCAGGTGCGACTTCGAGGATACCTGTTGGAATGCCGAAATTACAATGGCATTGATTGACTTCCAGAACAGAAAAGCCATTCAGGACTTTAAAACACGACAGGAACCAGAGAACACGACCCCATCACCGCAAGAGAGGCGAATTGGCCGAGCACCATGA